Proteins from a genomic interval of Desulfovibrio piger:
- the rdgC gene encoding recombination-associated protein RdgC, translating to MGFCNASCSFTRFRIIDPIPSELWTQIPDKLRQFAFRDIDDLPEMQAYGWVCFEDMLDSEWRTAPPHKGAYLLFSLRLDTRRIPAAVIKKHLTLALKAEKEKMQEQGKKFISRERKKELKEQVLLRLRQRFLPIPAEFNVIWATDRNEVWFASTQGKMIDLFMEAFLNSFELHLEQITPYSLAETMLDEAAMSRLDRIEATQFAALS from the coding sequence ATGGGTTTTTGTAATGCTTCGTGCAGCTTTACCCGTTTCAGGATCATCGACCCCATCCCTTCGGAACTTTGGACGCAGATCCCCGACAAGCTGCGCCAGTTCGCCTTCCGGGACATCGACGACCTGCCCGAGATGCAGGCCTATGGCTGGGTATGCTTCGAGGATATGCTGGACTCCGAATGGCGGACGGCCCCGCCGCACAAAGGTGCCTATCTGCTCTTCTCCCTGCGTCTGGATACCCGGCGCATCCCGGCCGCTGTCATCAAAAAGCATCTGACCCTGGCACTGAAGGCCGAAAAGGAAAAAATGCAGGAACAGGGCAAAAAGTTCATTTCCCGTGAGCGCAAGAAGGAACTCAAGGAACAGGTCCTGCTTCGCCTGCGGCAGCGCTTCCTGCCCATCCCGGCCGAGTTCAATGTCATCTGGGCAACGGATCGTAATGAGGTCTGGTTTGCCTCCACCCAGGGGAAGATGATCGATCTGTTCATGGAGGCATTCCTCAACTCCTTCGAACTGCATCTTGAGCAGATCACCCCGTACAGCCTGGCCGAGACCATGCTCGACGAAGCGGCCATGAGCCGTCTGGATCGTATCGAAGCCACACAGTTCGCCGCCCTTTCCTGA
- the tnpA gene encoding IS200/IS605 family transposase, with the protein MGTKAHSLAHTKWLCKYHIVFTPKYRRKIIFAQLRESIKEILQCLCKYKGVEILEGHLMPDHVHMLVSIPPKISVANFMGYLKGKSSLMIFDKHANLKYKFGNRKFWAEGYYVSTVGLNEATIKKYIQDQERHDIMRDKLTSREYQDPFKG; encoded by the coding sequence ATGGGAACCAAGGCTCATAGCCTAGCGCATACGAAATGGTTGTGCAAGTATCATATCGTCTTTACTCCAAAATATAGAAGAAAAATAATCTTCGCACAGCTCCGTGAAAGTATAAAAGAAATTCTGCAATGCCTCTGCAAATATAAAGGGGTTGAGATTCTGGAAGGGCATCTGATGCCGGATCATGTCCACATGCTGGTGTCCATTCCTCCTAAAATCAGTGTGGCAAATTTCATGGGCTACCTGAAAGGGAAAAGTTCGTTGATGATATTCGATAAGCACGCAAACCTTAAATATAAGTTTGGCAACAGAAAATTTTGGGCCGAAGGATATTATGTCAGTACGGTGGGGCTTAATGAGGCAACGATCAAAAAATATATCCAGGATCAGGAACGTCACGACATTATGAGAGACAAGCTGACATCACGCGAATATCAAGACCCCTTTAAGGGGTAG
- a CDS encoding pseudouridine synthase, protein MHAKSSFFRSRDGRPQRRSNQLALRSPQNSHSSPAPRNNSSSLSGLEEDLQDGTRLNKFIAASGYCSRRKADELIFAGAVQVNGVVERSPGRRILPADLIQVEGQQLAALPVSFSYIMLHKPIQVMCTAHDPQGRPTVLDCLTAEMRRNRVYPVGRLDYFSEGLLLLTNDGELAQRLMHPRHHQPKTYDVLVRGTVPAAALATMRRGMTLAEGEHLRPVEVESRLQANGHTRLRMVLHQGVNRQIRRMCRDLGLTILRLKRIRLGPLGLGDLPVGECRFLSAAETAALLQAAEIRRS, encoded by the coding sequence ATGCACGCCAAATCCTCTTTTTTCCGCAGCCGCGATGGACGCCCCCAGCGTCGTTCCAATCAGCTTGCCCTCAGATCGCCCCAAAATAGTCATTCCTCCCCTGCTCCACGGAACAATAGCTCTTCTCTATCTGGGCTAGAGGAAGATCTGCAGGACGGGACCCGGCTCAACAAGTTCATCGCAGCTTCCGGCTATTGCTCTCGCCGCAAGGCCGATGAGCTTATTTTTGCCGGAGCTGTCCAGGTCAACGGGGTGGTGGAACGTTCTCCCGGCAGGCGCATCCTTCCTGCTGACCTCATCCAGGTCGAAGGTCAGCAACTGGCGGCTCTGCCCGTCTCTTTTTCCTATATCATGCTGCACAAGCCCATCCAGGTCATGTGTACGGCACACGATCCGCAGGGGCGTCCTACAGTTTTGGATTGTCTGACAGCGGAGATGCGGCGAAATAGAGTCTATCCAGTTGGAAGGCTTGACTATTTTTCTGAGGGGCTATTGCTGCTGACCAATGATGGCGAGCTGGCACAGCGCCTGATGCATCCCCGGCATCATCAGCCAAAGACCTACGATGTCCTTGTGCGGGGAACTGTCCCGGCTGCCGCGCTGGCAACCATGCGCCGTGGCATGACATTGGCAGAGGGAGAGCATTTGCGCCCAGTCGAAGTGGAAAGCCGCTTGCAGGCCAATGGGCATACGCGGTTGCGGATGGTACTGCATCAGGGGGTCAACCGCCAGATCCGCCGCATGTGTCGGGATCTTGGCTTGACCATCCTGCGCCTGAAGCGCATCCGTCTCGGCCCCCTTGGCCTTGGCGATCTTCCTGTGGGAGAGTGCCGTTTTTTGTCAGCCGCAGAGACCGCTGCCCTGCTCCAGGCTGCGGAGATCCGGCGCTCATAA
- the phnN gene encoding phosphonate metabolism protein/1,5-bisphosphokinase (PRPP-forming) PhnN — translation MRGTLIYVMGPSGSGKDSLLSALRPRLRGLPVAFARRYISRPACAGGEQHMALSAGSILSMEAQGRLAMRWSSHGCQYGIGRSIDGSLEYGICVIVNGSREYLPEALRRYPDLLPVLVEVEPAILRQRLLARGREQGKDLEERLHRALAPLPAAALERLVRIDNSGKLEAAVDGLENIVRAVLPVRSMPGTPQGTQGSAA, via the coding sequence ATGCGCGGCACACTCATCTATGTCATGGGACCGTCGGGATCCGGCAAGGACAGCCTGTTGTCGGCCCTGCGGCCCCGGTTGCGCGGCCTGCCGGTAGCCTTTGCCCGGCGCTACATCAGCCGTCCTGCCTGCGCCGGGGGAGAACAGCATATGGCCCTTTCCGCCGGGAGCATCCTTTCCATGGAAGCTCAGGGGCGTCTGGCCATGCGCTGGAGCAGCCACGGCTGCCAGTACGGCATCGGCCGCTCCATCGACGGCAGTCTGGAGTACGGCATCTGCGTGATTGTCAACGGTTCTCGGGAATATCTGCCGGAAGCCCTGCGGCGCTATCCTGATCTTCTTCCCGTGCTGGTGGAGGTGGAGCCGGCCATCCTGCGGCAACGCCTGCTGGCCCGGGGAAGAGAGCAGGGCAAAGACCTGGAAGAACGTTTGCATCGCGCGCTGGCACCATTGCCTGCCGCTGCCCTGGAGCGGCTCGTACGCATCGACAATTCCGGCAAGCTGGAAGCGGCGGTCGATGGCCTGGAGAATATCGTGCGGGCTGTCCTGCCGGTGCGCAGCATGCCGGGCACCCCCCAGGGAACGCAGGGCAGCGCTGCCTGA
- a CDS encoding DNA repair protein RecN, which translates to MLEYLRIRNLALIEDAELDFAPGMNVLTGETGAGKSFILKALGFLLGDRLGADMVRQGAEKAQVEAQFQMDGREIVIRRSLLAESGRSRLYVDDALRSQECVRSLREQLLAHASQHGQQQLLQPAFQARLMESTLKDPDLLRRRDELLEQLRSVEARRKELRAREAHLLERRDILEMQQQEIDRVAPEAGEEERLEEQRAIVRAAEQTREQYELALGLLHGEEEPGLLDMLGRLERCLHQMARTDDSVSEDADAVTALRQQLSHLSGRLRRPPLPEDMPDVEQMEERLYALAQLKRKLHRSLDEILELREEIRENISFLDACALDITLLDKEEKQLAAQLQEVLSALLPQRREAAADFARQLEEELRQLGFSEQVRVIPDFMPQEVWPGLMDEKVRILWAPNPGQSPQPLDRIASGGELSRFLLALMSVRPKAESATYIFDEVDAGVGGLTLNKLAEKLENLAKQRQMLVITHWPQLAARAQKHFQISKTIRDNATFTTCVPLDARQRHAELVRMAGGGQQGEALAASLEGRSYQLTMF; encoded by the coding sequence ATGCTGGAATATTTGCGTATCCGCAACCTCGCTCTCATCGAAGACGCCGAACTCGACTTTGCCCCGGGCATGAACGTGCTCACCGGCGAAACAGGGGCAGGCAAAAGCTTTATCCTCAAAGCCCTGGGCTTTCTGCTGGGCGACAGGCTGGGCGCCGATATGGTACGGCAGGGAGCGGAAAAGGCCCAGGTCGAAGCACAGTTCCAGATGGACGGACGGGAGATCGTCATCCGGCGCAGCCTGCTGGCCGAGAGCGGCCGCAGCCGCCTGTACGTTGATGATGCCCTGCGCTCCCAGGAATGCGTGCGTTCCCTGCGGGAACAGCTGCTGGCCCATGCCAGCCAGCACGGACAGCAGCAGTTGCTGCAGCCTGCCTTCCAGGCCCGGCTCATGGAAAGCACCTTGAAGGATCCCGACCTGTTGCGCCGGCGTGACGAGCTGCTGGAGCAGCTGCGCTCCGTGGAAGCCCGCCGCAAGGAGCTGCGGGCCCGGGAGGCCCACCTTCTGGAACGCCGGGACATTCTGGAGATGCAGCAGCAGGAGATCGACAGGGTCGCCCCTGAAGCCGGGGAAGAAGAACGTCTTGAAGAGCAGCGGGCCATCGTCCGTGCCGCCGAACAGACCCGCGAGCAGTATGAGCTGGCGCTAGGCTTGCTGCATGGTGAGGAAGAACCCGGCCTGCTCGATATGCTGGGGCGGCTGGAACGCTGCCTGCACCAGATGGCGCGGACAGACGACTCCGTCAGCGAAGATGCCGATGCCGTCACGGCCCTGCGTCAGCAGCTTTCCCATCTGAGCGGCCGTTTGCGCCGTCCTCCCCTGCCGGAAGACATGCCCGATGTGGAACAGATGGAGGAGCGGCTCTACGCTTTGGCCCAGCTCAAGCGCAAACTGCACCGTTCGCTGGACGAGATCCTGGAGCTGCGCGAAGAGATCCGTGAAAACATCTCCTTCCTCGATGCCTGCGCGCTGGACATCACCCTGCTGGACAAGGAAGAAAAGCAGCTGGCCGCCCAGCTGCAGGAGGTGCTTTCCGCCCTGCTCCCCCAGCGTCGCGAAGCTGCCGCGGACTTTGCCCGACAACTGGAAGAAGAACTGCGCCAGCTGGGATTCTCCGAACAGGTCCGGGTCATCCCCGATTTCATGCCGCAGGAAGTCTGGCCCGGCCTCATGGATGAAAAAGTGCGTATCCTCTGGGCCCCCAACCCCGGGCAGTCTCCCCAGCCTCTGGACCGGATCGCTTCGGGCGGCGAGCTTTCCCGCTTCCTGCTCGCCCTGATGAGCGTCCGCCCCAAAGCGGAAAGTGCGACCTACATCTTTGACGAAGTGGATGCCGGCGTGGGCGGTCTTACATTAAACAAGCTTGCGGAAAAGCTGGAAAATCTTGCAAAGCAGCGGCAAATGCTGGTCATCACGCACTGGCCGCAGCTGGCAGCCCGGGCACAAAAGCATTTCCAGATCAGCAAGACCATTCGGGACAATGCCACGTTCACGACCTGCGTCCCGCTCGATGCCCGCCAGCGCCATGCGGAACTGGTGCGCATGGCAGGGGGAGGCCAGCAGGGCGAAGCCCTGGCGGCCAGCCTTGAAGGGCGCAGTTATCAGCTGACGATGTTCTAA
- a CDS encoding alpha-D-ribose 1-methylphosphonate 5-triphosphate diphosphatase, translating into MKEYVLRNARVVTPTTVMHGHVLVRDGLVADVDEGDIQPTTALECIDCEGDYLLPGFVELHTDNLEKHLVPRPKVVWPQAEPAFFAHDAQIVAAGITTVFDALSVGEYHDKGRIAMLGRGVDALNHCRQSGMLRADHLLHLRCEVADPRMRDLFFPLSDTPCLKLVSLMDHTPGQRQWRDTTAYRTYYSNIKSWTDEEFTAMMHELEEVRDSCANDNAASVMEFCRQRHLPMASHDDTLVEHVEEALSNGISISEFPTTTEAACCASENGMLVMMGAPNVVRGGSHSGNASALDVAKEGHLGALSSDYVPASLLAAVFELAAKEIMPLPAAVNLVSANPAESVGLDDRGRIDSGRRADMVRVHHMDDMPVVRNVWRQGVQVY; encoded by the coding sequence ATGAAAGAATATGTGTTGCGTAACGCCCGGGTGGTGACGCCCACCACCGTGATGCATGGCCATGTGCTGGTGCGTGACGGCCTGGTTGCCGATGTGGACGAAGGCGACATTCAGCCCACTACCGCCCTGGAATGCATCGACTGCGAAGGTGACTATCTGCTGCCCGGTTTTGTGGAACTGCACACCGACAATCTGGAAAAGCATCTGGTGCCCCGTCCCAAAGTTGTCTGGCCGCAGGCGGAACCCGCTTTTTTCGCCCATGATGCCCAGATCGTGGCGGCCGGTATCACCACCGTGTTCGATGCCCTGTCCGTGGGCGAATACCACGACAAGGGGCGCATCGCCATGCTGGGCCGCGGTGTGGATGCCCTGAACCATTGCCGCCAGTCGGGCATGCTGCGTGCCGACCACCTGCTGCATCTGCGCTGTGAAGTGGCCGATCCCCGCATGCGGGACCTGTTCTTCCCCCTGTCGGACACGCCCTGCCTGAAGCTGGTCTCCCTGATGGACCATACGCCCGGGCAGCGCCAGTGGCGTGATACCACGGCCTACCGGACCTATTACAGCAATATCAAGTCCTGGACCGATGAAGAGTTCACGGCCATGATGCACGAGCTGGAAGAGGTGCGGGACAGCTGCGCCAACGACAATGCCGCCTCGGTCATGGAATTTTGCCGTCAGCGCCATCTGCCCATGGCCAGCCATGACGATACGCTGGTGGAACATGTGGAAGAGGCCCTGAGCAACGGCATCTCCATCAGCGAGTTCCCCACCACCACGGAGGCTGCCTGCTGCGCCTCGGAAAACGGGATGCTGGTCATGATGGGGGCCCCCAATGTCGTGCGCGGCGGGTCCCATTCCGGCAATGCCTCGGCTCTGGACGTGGCCAAAGAAGGGCATCTGGGGGCCCTGTCCTCCGACTATGTGCCCGCCAGCCTGCTGGCCGCGGTCTTTGAGCTGGCCGCCAAGGAGATCATGCCCCTGCCCGCAGCCGTCAATCTGGTCAGCGCCAATCCGGCCGAAAGCGTGGGGCTGGATGACCGCGGCCGCATCGATAGCGGACGCCGTGCGGATATGGTCCGCGTCCACCATATGGACGACATGCCGGTGGTCCGCAATGTCTGGCGTCAGGGCGTGCAGGTGTACTGA
- a CDS encoding ABC transporter permease: MQAVCSSRNAALLQLTLRIVRKLLWMLLVLWGITLISFWVIHLAPGSPTDMETTLNPLAGEAARQRLEALYGLDKPLHVQYLDWLSRLVRLDFGLSMSADGRPVLDKIMERLPLTVGMNVISLILTLIIAIPIGILSACRQNSLLDRGVTVFVYLGFAMPSFWLALLLMLFFGIHLQWLPISGLTSMNFDSLGPVDKVLDLAQHLALPILVYTIGSLAGMSRYMRACMLEVLRQDYILTAQAKGLSPRTIIWRHALRNALLPVITLLGLSVPGLIGGSVIIESIFALPGLGQLFYAAVMARDYTMIMGNLVLGAVLTLLGNLLADVCYGLADPRIRSSREVH, encoded by the coding sequence GTGCAGGCGGTCTGTTCATCCCGCAATGCGGCCCTGCTGCAGCTGACGTTGCGCATCGTGCGCAAACTGCTGTGGATGCTGCTGGTCTTATGGGGGATCACCCTCATCAGCTTTTGGGTCATCCATCTCGCGCCCGGTTCGCCCACCGATATGGAAACGACCCTCAATCCTCTGGCCGGTGAGGCGGCCCGCCAGCGGCTGGAGGCCCTGTACGGCCTGGACAAACCCCTGCATGTACAATATCTGGACTGGCTCTCACGCCTGGTACGTCTGGATTTCGGCCTGTCCATGTCAGCGGACGGGCGGCCCGTGCTGGACAAGATCATGGAGCGCCTGCCCCTGACCGTGGGCATGAACGTCATCTCCCTGATTCTGACGCTCATCATCGCCATCCCCATCGGCATCCTTTCGGCCTGCCGCCAGAATTCCCTTCTGGATCGGGGCGTGACGGTCTTCGTCTACCTCGGTTTTGCCATGCCCTCGTTCTGGCTGGCATTGCTGCTGATGCTGTTTTTCGGTATCCATCTGCAATGGCTGCCTATTTCCGGCCTGACGTCCATGAATTTCGACAGTCTCGGCCCTGTGGACAAGGTACTTGATCTGGCACAGCATCTGGCATTGCCGATCCTGGTCTATACCATCGGCAGCCTGGCGGGCATGTCCCGCTACATGCGGGCCTGCATGCTCGAGGTCCTGCGGCAGGACTACATCCTGACAGCCCAGGCCAAAGGCTTGTCCCCCCGCACGATCATCTGGCGCCATGCCCTGCGCAATGCCCTGCTCCCGGTCATTACCCTGCTGGGCCTCTCGGTACCCGGGCTCATCGGCGGCAGCGTCATCATCGAGTCCATCTTCGCCCTGCCGGGGCTGGGGCAATTGTTCTATGCCGCGGTCATGGCCCGCGACTACACCATGATCATGGGCAACCTGGTCCTGGGGGCCGTGCTGACCCTGCTGGGGAACCTGCTGGCGGATGTCTGCTACGGCCTGGCCGATCCGCGTATCCGCAGCAGCCGGGAGGTTCACTGA
- a CDS encoding ABC transporter permease, giving the protein MCGPLLRRFLGRHLMLCLGLGIVLVMSLAALCAPLLAPYDPNALHLDHILEPPSSMFWLGTDRLGRDVFSRLLYGGQISLWVGFVAVGISVSIGTGLGLISGYFGGLVDEGIMRGVDIMLCFPSFFLILSVIAFLEPSLTNIMIVIGLTSWMGVARLVRAETLSLRQRDFVSAARLSGCSTCRILLRHILPNTLAPVLISATLGVAGAILVESGLSFLGLGVQPPTASWGNMLMEGKTVLEDAPWLSFYPGVAILVTVLGYNLLGESLRDLLDPRLKK; this is encoded by the coding sequence ATGTGTGGTCCCTTGCTGCGTCGCTTTCTCGGCCGCCATCTCATGCTCTGCCTGGGGCTGGGCATCGTGCTGGTCATGTCTCTGGCAGCGCTGTGCGCTCCCCTGCTCGCGCCCTATGATCCCAATGCCCTGCATCTGGATCATATTCTGGAGCCGCCGTCCTCCATGTTCTGGCTGGGTACGGACCGTCTGGGGCGGGACGTTTTTTCCCGGCTGCTCTACGGCGGACAGATCTCGTTGTGGGTCGGCTTTGTCGCTGTGGGCATTTCCGTCAGCATCGGGACGGGGCTGGGCCTGATCAGCGGCTATTTCGGCGGTCTGGTGGATGAAGGGATCATGCGCGGTGTGGACATCATGCTCTGCTTTCCCTCGTTTTTCCTGATCCTTTCGGTCATCGCCTTTCTGGAACCGAGTCTGACCAACATCATGATCGTCATCGGCCTGACCTCATGGATGGGGGTCGCCCGTCTGGTCCGTGCCGAGACCCTGAGCCTGCGCCAGCGGGATTTCGTATCGGCGGCGCGTCTGTCCGGCTGCTCTACCTGCCGGATATTGCTGCGCCACATCCTGCCCAACACGCTGGCCCCGGTGCTCATTTCCGCCACGCTAGGCGTGGCCGGCGCCATCCTGGTGGAATCGGGGCTCAGTTTCCTCGGGCTTGGTGTCCAGCCGCCCACGGCCAGCTGGGGGAACATGCTCATGGAAGGCAAGACCGTCCTGGAAGATGCCCCCTGGCTTTCCTTTTATCCGGGTGTCGCCATCCTGGTGACCGTGCTGGGCTACAACCTGCTGGGCGAAAGCCTGCGTGACCTCCTTGATCCCCGTCTCAAAAAATAG
- a CDS encoding DegQ family serine endoprotease, protein MRIKHFLPAVLTLVLFTAAQFAQAASLPEFSELAAKCGPAVVNISAERTSPAAAGPEEFFGEMFRGMPPGADRFFEFFGGPNARGKRPPQKQMSRGSGFIISPDGYIVTNYHVVADGDSIQVTLDESNGKTAPLTATVVGTDEDTDLALLKVEAKKDLPFLKFGDSDALLVGEWLLAIGNPFALDHTVTAGILSAKNRNIHAGPFDNFLQTDASINPGNSGGPLLNMKGEVIGINTAIIASGQGIGFAIPSNMAAGIVEQIKSGKKVSRGWIGVTIQDVDENTAKALGMEHPSGALVASVLDDEPAAKAGIEAGDVITKVNGKSVEDASALLRAIAAHKPGTSVTLDVWRNGKAVTMDVTLGDRQTGVNSGKPSEAGQKQQNQGQLGLTVRPIKDEERRELKLEGKGGLLVLDVDPSKPAAEAGVRPGDVIVKANRQAVSSPEDLSKIVAGEGSKRGAVMLQINRRGENIFRAVPVSSGK, encoded by the coding sequence ATGAGGATTAAACACTTTCTCCCTGCCGTGCTGACTCTTGTCCTGTTCACGGCAGCGCAATTCGCCCAGGCGGCCAGCCTTCCTGAGTTCAGTGAACTGGCTGCCAAATGCGGCCCGGCTGTCGTCAACATCAGTGCGGAGCGGACCTCCCCGGCTGCGGCCGGTCCTGAGGAATTCTTCGGCGAGATGTTCCGTGGCATGCCGCCGGGAGCGGACCGCTTCTTCGAATTCTTCGGCGGTCCCAATGCGCGCGGAAAGCGTCCTCCGCAAAAACAGATGTCGCGTGGTTCCGGTTTCATCATCTCGCCTGACGGCTACATCGTGACCAACTATCACGTGGTGGCCGATGGCGACAGCATCCAGGTGACGCTGGACGAAAGCAATGGCAAGACTGCCCCTCTGACGGCCACGGTCGTGGGGACGGACGAAGATACTGACCTGGCTCTGCTCAAGGTCGAGGCCAAAAAGGATCTGCCTTTCCTCAAGTTCGGTGATTCCGACGCCCTGCTGGTAGGGGAATGGCTGCTGGCCATCGGCAATCCTTTTGCTCTGGACCACACGGTCACGGCCGGCATCCTTTCGGCCAAAAACCGTAATATCCATGCCGGTCCGTTTGACAACTTCCTGCAGACGGATGCCTCCATCAACCCCGGCAACAGCGGTGGTCCGCTGCTGAACATGAAGGGTGAGGTCATCGGCATCAACACGGCCATCATCGCCAGCGGGCAGGGGATCGGCTTTGCCATCCCCAGCAACATGGCGGCTGGCATCGTGGAGCAGATCAAGAGCGGCAAAAAGGTCAGCCGCGGCTGGATCGGTGTGACCATCCAGGATGTGGATGAAAATACGGCCAAGGCCCTTGGCATGGAACATCCTTCCGGTGCCCTGGTGGCCAGTGTCCTGGACGATGAACCGGCGGCCAAGGCCGGCATCGAAGCCGGTGACGTCATCACCAAGGTCAACGGCAAGAGCGTGGAAGACGCCTCGGCCCTGCTGCGAGCCATTGCGGCCCACAAGCCCGGCACTTCGGTGACCCTGGACGTGTGGCGCAACGGTAAGGCCGTGACCATGGATGTGACGCTGGGCGATCGCCAGACCGGCGTCAACAGCGGCAAGCCTTCCGAAGCCGGCCAGAAGCAGCAGAATCAGGGCCAGCTCGGCCTGACGGTGCGTCCCATCAAGGATGAGGAACGCCGCGAACTGAAGTTGGAAGGCAAGGGTGGCCTGCTGGTCCTGGATGTGGATCCCAGCAAGCCTGCTGCCGAAGCCGGTGTTCGCCCCGGTGATGTCATCGTCAAGGCCAACCGTCAGGCGGTGTCTTCGCCCGAAGACCTGTCAAAGATCGTGGCAGGCGAGGGCAGCAAGCGAGGCGCCGTCATGCTGCAGATCAACCGTCGTGGTGAGAACATCTTCCGCGCGGTTCCTGTCAGCAGCGGAAAATAA
- the pgm gene encoding phosphoglucomutase (alpha-D-glucose-1,6-bisphosphate-dependent) — translation MAVHPHAGKLPAPETLENIPALVSAYYTESPDPHQAAQRVSFGTSGHRGSSLKQTFNERHIHAITQAVCDYRKQHGITGPLFMGGDTHALSEPAFRSALEVLTANDVQVRISHDGSATATPAVSHAILCWNSEHGAQALADGIIITPSHNPPADGGFKYNPPHGGPAETAVTAWIEKQANIYLDHLNCDVHRLPYSSARRSSLVQGYDFTARYVEDLPRILDMDSIAASGISLGVDPLGGASLSLWEPIAERYKLRLTVVNKVIDPTFRFVPCDKDGKIRMDCSSPYVMSGLLDMRDRFDLAFACDPDSDRHGIVAKSGLMNPNHYLATVAWHLFRSRFQWQADAGIGKTLVTSAMLDRVGQELGRKVIEVPVGFKWFVPYLTDGSCGMGCEESAGASFLCFDGSPWSTDKDGPLLCLLAAEMAAREERGPDEIYRSLTEQFGAPLYQRQDAPADDHVRACLKSLKAEDVQMRTVAGSPVTEILTTAPGNGAAIGGVKVCSRNGWFAIRPSGTEAICKVYAESFLGEQHLHALHEEAQALLQRLLA, via the coding sequence ATGGCAGTACATCCCCATGCCGGCAAACTGCCGGCGCCCGAGACTCTGGAGAATATCCCCGCGCTCGTCAGTGCCTACTATACGGAATCGCCTGACCCGCATCAGGCCGCACAACGTGTGTCTTTTGGAACGTCCGGGCATCGTGGTTCTTCGTTGAAGCAGACCTTCAACGAACGCCACATCCACGCCATCACCCAGGCCGTCTGTGATTACCGCAAACAACACGGCATCACCGGTCCGCTGTTCATGGGCGGAGATACGCATGCCCTGTCGGAACCGGCCTTTCGCAGTGCGCTTGAAGTCCTGACGGCCAATGATGTGCAGGTCCGCATCTCCCACGACGGTTCCGCCACAGCGACCCCTGCGGTCTCCCATGCCATCCTGTGCTGGAACAGCGAGCACGGCGCTCAGGCTCTGGCTGACGGCATCATCATCACGCCGTCTCACAACCCTCCGGCTGACGGTGGTTTCAAATACAATCCGCCGCATGGCGGCCCGGCCGAAACAGCGGTAACCGCCTGGATCGAAAAGCAGGCCAATATCTATCTTGATCACCTCAATTGTGACGTCCATCGCCTGCCGTACAGCAGTGCCCGACGGTCTTCGCTGGTGCAGGGCTATGATTTTACCGCCCGCTATGTGGAAGACCTGCCGCGCATCCTGGATATGGACAGCATCGCGGCTTCCGGTATTTCCCTGGGGGTCGATCCTCTGGGGGGAGCCAGCCTTTCCCTATGGGAGCCCATAGCCGAGCGCTACAAACTGCGCCTGACCGTGGTCAACAAAGTCATCGACCCCACATTCCGTTTTGTTCCCTGTGACAAGGACGGCAAGATCAGGATGGACTGCTCTTCGCCGTATGTCATGAGTGGCCTGCTCGATATGCGCGACCGCTTCGACCTGGCCTTTGCCTGTGATCCGGACTCGGATCGTCACGGCATCGTGGCTAAAAGCGGTTTGATGAATCCCAACCATTATCTGGCCACCGTTGCCTGGCATCTATTCCGCAGCCGCTTCCAGTGGCAGGCCGATGCCGGAATCGGTAAGACTCTGGTGACCAGCGCCATGCTGGACAGGGTAGGCCAGGAGCTGGGACGCAAGGTCATCGAAGTCCCGGTCGGTTTCAAGTGGTTCGTGCCCTATCTGACAGACGGCAGCTGCGGCATGGGCTGTGAGGAAAGTGCCGGCGCCTCCTTCCTCTGCTTTGACGGCAGCCCCTGGAGCACCGACAAGGATGGTCCCTTGCTCTGCCTGCTGGCAGCGGAAATGGCCGCACGCGAAGAGCGCGGGCCGGACGAGATCTATCGCAGCCTGACGGAACAGTTCGGCGCTCCGCTGTACCAACGCCAGGATGCTCCGGCCGACGATCACGTGCGGGCCTGCCTCAAATCATTGAAGGCAGAGGATGTCCAGATGCGGACAGTAGCGGGATCCCCGGTCACTGAGATCCTGACGACAGCCCCGGGGAACGGAGCTGCCATTGGCGGGGTCAAGGTCTGCAGCCGGAACGGCTGGTTCGCCATCCGGCCTTCCGGGACGGAGGCTATCTGCAAGGTCTATGCGGAAAGCTTCCTTGGAGAGCAGCATTTGCATGCCCTGCATGAAGAAGCCCAGGCCTTGCTGCAGCGCTTGCTGGCCTGA